From one Leishmania panamensis strain MHOM/PA/94/PSC-1 chromosome 11 sequence genomic stretch:
- a CDS encoding hypothetical protein (TriTrypDB/GeneDB-style sysID: LpmP.11.0410), which yields MLPGYTAESKDDAHGYERLHDIILQDSDADGEDGRADEDDVILFPHAEELANAAVGINGDDGNGRVVRLGTTQHLDESDSSEDEATLNRVGDIPLEWYKDEKHIGYDIEGKKLMKTERSALERLLEATDDPNAMRTIYDALHDEKKTLSNADLQLIFNLQRNRTTNSNYDMYSGVQEDTVVFDPLNHPLARSSGPSKKAFVPALHDTKVIAKMVRRLRKEEAESKLRPATEEKEDEDQLLWDDGHVEMDTHTHFKYFNRVPKPKVPPPGTFESYRPPPEYLPSERAKQRQARLRTIDRREHFLPQSFDALRHVPFYHHTIQDRYQRCLDLAFFPRAQRTRLVVDPDKLLPELPNPKDLRPYPEKLSFHYKGHTATVRSVSVSPNGQYLATGCDDHLVRVYEVQTGRLMKRYDMGAPVQQVEFCPSKSLNILAAAVEYSLVFVVPTFAAHALVNDHTIRFLRAPGLSAGQQEAAHALGAVDTLGGRAVTQTTLDADETAHEATTDLHDVEEREKRAEFLDASAKERNAGIVVKIAMHAKVKKFCFHIKGDYLCALCPKDHVKYRQTIMLQLSKRKVFCPFRKFSEVVTDCRFHPREPLFFLATTNSVRCYNLMAHRLQRRFKASGGVTTCLSIHPEGDNFLVGDTTSHTSWFDMDFSDKPYKRMRSHKGVVNALAFHPKTGAYPLFATGASDGQVHVFHGMVYDDYNKNALVVPVKILKHQRSVYAVAWHPSLAWLFTSTEDGVVTAWTE from the coding sequence ATGCTCCCTGGGTACACTGCCGAGAGCAAGGACGACGCGCACGGTTACGAGCGCCTTCACGACATCATCCTGCAAgacagcgacgccgacggcgaGGATGGCAGGGCGGACGAGGATGATGTCATCCTCTTCCCACACGCCGAGGAGCTCGCAAACGCCGCAGTCGGTATCAACGGCGATGACGGCAACGGCCGTGTAGTGCGTCTGGGAACGACCCAGCACCTCGACGAATcggacagcagcgaggacgaggcgACGCTCAATCGCGTTGGAGACATTCCGCTGGAGTGGTACAAGGACGAGAAGCATATTGGCTATGACATCGAGGGCAAGAAGCTGATGAAGACGGAGAGATCTGCGCTAgagcggctgctggaggcaACGGATGACCCGAACGCGATGCGGACTATCTACGACGCCCTGCACGACGAGAAGAAGACGCTGTCGAACGCTGACCTGCAGCTCATCTTCAATCTGCAGCGCAACCGCACAACAAACTCGAACTACGATATGTACTCGGGGGTGCAGGAGGACACGGTTGTCTTCGATCCGCTCAACCACCCGCtcgcccgcagcagcggcccgTCCAAGAAGGCATTTGTGCCGGCACTCCACGACACGAAGGTGATTGCAAAGATGGTGCGGCGCCtgcgcaaggaggaggcggagagcaaGCTTCGTCCAGCcacggaagagaaggaggacgaAGATCAGCTTCTCTGGGACGATGGCCATGTAGAGatggacacgcacacacactttaAGTACTTCAACCGCGTCCCCAAGCCGAAGGTTCCGCCGCCGGGCACGTTTGAGAGTTACCGTCCACCGCCGGAGTACCTGCCTAGCGAGCGGgcgaagcagcgccaggCTCGCCTGCGTACGATTGACCGCAGAGAGCATTTTCTACCGCAGTCCTTCGACGCCTTGCGCCACGTTCCTTTCTATCACCACACCATCCAGGACCGCTACCAGCGTTGCCTCGACCTCGCCTTCTTcccgcgtgcgcagcgcacacggcTCGTGGTTGACCCTGACAAGCTGCTGCCGGAGCTGCCGAACCCGAAGGATCTGCGGCCGTACCCAGAGAAGTTGTCCTTTCACTACAAGGGGCACACAGCAACGGTGCGTAGCGTGTCGGTGAGCCCAAATGGGCAGTACCTCGCAACAGGCTGCGACGATCACCTCGTGCGCGTCTACGAGGTGCAGACGGGCCGCCTCATGAAGCGGTACGACATGGGGGCACCGGTACAGCAAGTCGAATTCTGCCCCTCCAAGTCCCTTAACATactcgctgccgcagtggagTATAGCCTCGTGTTCGTTGTGCCGACTTTTGCGGCTCATGCACTGGTAAACGATCACACGATCCGCTTCCTGCGGGCACCAGGCCTGTCGGCTGGTCagcaggaggcagcgcaTGCGCTCGGTGCGGTGGACACGCTCGGCGGCCGCGCGGTGACGCAGACGACACTCGACGCAGACGAGACGGCTCACGAAGCGACAACCGACCTGCACGACGTCGAGGAGCGCGAGAAGCGTGCCGAGTTCCTCGATGCCAGCGCCAAGGAACGCAATGCAGGTATCGTGGTGAAGATTGCGATGCACGCCAAGGTGAAGAAGTTCTGCTTCCACATCAAAGGCGACTACCTGTGCGCTCTGTGTCCGAAGGACCATGTCAAGTACCGGCAAACGATCATGCTGCAGCTCTCGAAGCGCAAGGTGTTCTGCCCATTCCGAAAGTTCTCTGAAGTTGTCACGGACTGCCGCTTCCACCCGCGGGagcccctcttcttcctcgcgACGACCAACTCCGTGCGATGTTATAATCTCATGGCCcaccgcctgcagcggcgcttcaAGGCCTCAGGCGGTGTCACGACGTGTCTGTCCATCCACCCCGAGGGCGATAACTTCCTCGTCGGCGACACAACCAGCCACACATCGTGGTTCGACATGGACTTCTCCGACAAGCCGTACAAGCGCATGCGCTCGCACAAGGGAGTTGTGAACGCGCTCGCCTTTCACCCCAAAACAGGCGCCTACCCACTCTTCGCCACAGGCGCCTCGGATGGTCAGGTACACGTATTCCATGGCATGGTGTACGACGATTACAACAAGAACGCGCTGGTCGTGCCGGTGAAGATCCTGAAACATCAGCGGTCGGTGTACGCAGTGGCGTGGCATCCCTCGCTTGCGTGGCTCTTCACGTCTACCGAAGACGGCGTGGTGACGGCATGGACAGAGTGA
- a CDS encoding hypothetical protein (TriTrypDB/GeneDB-style sysID: LpmP.11.0380), translating into MFKKKIASVATAVVSAPAATTAPATVKTTASARTPAKRDSQAKTLALIAKHRKILEEAKRQKAEMDQLTLEQGKLQQQQQFRQVKPASPSLAMPGATSAAAVAEDPSRDTFTALVDHFLASTQPLADLDETIQEADSPDDSPGEAPFKLPPPQQTKPATTAASPFIITHRSFAASLVCPKKLFLLQNRSDLIPKASLGDMMRFDDSVGFNELVRRWDRLQFGSRAVLVKENEFHQAVQRTEQLITTYFQGMYRSLGEQAPSLTIHRPAFAVEFPCTSHQTRGDDDGASAAAAGSATMELRARPAVVRYRPKENQWIFLESQAVIDPISTPGRVSNSVQRFHFTTLCFRLWLTQPHLPIEVRKKFLQVNLDNIMSENSRGRSLESSARAAAPIDLKRSGLLHIRQFFPGPATLVDCDPPRLVKFIQRVSLEELMAEDCKYYGKEGRGRQYGNAAARAGGGGGHYFSHCGLSGGSGAFDMRNFSSAIASDPLLASRAAEVELAALELDGFHNARATRSQRHKDEAHHRLFEAEQCFVEELLRRHTLPLVKSHQEQMAASSLAGRSASSPLTAFSNLLGDEGFVRASRTPEEADDRKHGKGQKLAAQKVKGVAASSRGKRRAPAADEDEESNGVAENDAGNVAIGSGDNIDSPRYARYVGPQCLRGGDACPFFTEGLCLPRKVENAILARDNHLFTLPSASLARKAEWWAQGKRTVLDVLAAYERGEGGVRLSSPQVRYANALRQGKVALNPKEIDAFFGRIRYPLFVIDFEAVQFALPPFAKVVAYQSVPFQFSLDVFQYDVLTETPTHYNYLHFGKGYSPNADPRPSCIAELIRIVRLEREKKRKAMEESGELERIASERAAKEEAEAGRRPRRHCKAPKPPKITKFNPLEEPLQPYDGCFMAHFASFEKACLEKLGQLEVEYKDEIKSFCFLDTLDLIKKGYLHPNAHGSNSLKKVLPALCPDFQYGVFGSETTAAVMMAPNGPVLGVGSGGNSASEPDTSSSKATVGEGQDEQKGENAMGVYRLWHHMEGGGTVQDLERAKLSLGGGTQQSPNWSGSAHTSITKKERDILWQTLRIQLLEYCSLDTKALYEIMREIHKEREAAAEVKPLDKTGWVFIDPVPREVDF; encoded by the coding sequence ATGTTCAAGAAGAAAATTGCGAGCgtggcgacagcggtggtgtctgCACCCGCAGCAACTACGGCTCCAGCGACGGTGAAAACAACAGCGTCTGCGCGCACCCCGGCAAAGCGCGACAGTCAGGCGAAGACTCTCGCTCTCATTGCAAAGCATCGAAAGATTCTcgaagaggcgaagcgccAGAAAGCGGAGATGGACCAGCTGACCCTTGAGCAAgggaagctgcagcagcagcagcagttcagGCAAGTCAAGCCTGCATCACCGTCGCTTGCGATGCCAGGGGcaacgtcagcagcagccgtggcggaAGATCCATCAAGAGACACCTTCACTGCCCTTGTCGATCACTTTCTCGCCTCCACACAGCCTCTCGCAGATTTGGACGAGACCATACAGGAGGCGGACAGCCCAGACGACTCTCCCGGCGAGGCACCATTTaagttgccgccgccacagcagacAAAGCCGGCGACAACTGCGGCCTCCCCTTTCATTATCACACACCGCAGCTTCGCTGCGTCACTTGTATGCCCAAAGaagctcttcctcttgcagAATCGCTCCGACCTGATTCCCAAGGCGTCTCTCGGCGACATGATGCGCTTTGACGACAGCGTCGGCTTCAACGAGCTGGTGCGTCGGTGGGACCGGCTCCAGTTCGGCAGCCGCGCCGTGCTCGTGAAGGAGAACGAATTCCAtcaggcggtgcagcgcacggAGCAGCTCATCACAACATACTTCCAAGGCATGTACAGGTCGCTCGGGGAGCAGGCGCCGTCTCTGACGATTCATAGGCCGGCTTTTGCTGTCGAATTCCCTTGCACCTCACATCAAACGCgaggtgacgacgacggcgccagcgctgctgccgctggctcAGCAACCATggagctgcgtgcgcgtcCGGCTGTAGTGCGGTATCGCCCAAAAGAAAATCAATGGATCTTTCTCGAGTCCCAGGCTGTCATTGATCCCATCAGCACCCCGGGCCGCGTCAGCAACTCGGTCCAACGGTTTCACTTCACGACGTTGTGCTTTCGGCTGTGGTTGACCCAGCCCCACTTACCCATCGAAGTCCGGAAGAAATTTTTGCAGGTGAACCTGGACAACATCATGAGCGAGAACTCGCGCGGCCGCTCGCTGGAGTCCTCCGcacgcgcggcggcgccgattGACCTGAAGCGCAGCGGGCTGCTGCACATTCGCCAGTTCTTCCCTGGCCCAGCCACGCTGGTGGACTGCGACCCGCCTCGGCTTGTCAAGTTCATTCAGCGAGTCTCCCTAGAGGAGCTGATGGCAGAAGACTGCAAGTACTACGGCAAGGAGGGTCGCGGGCGGCAATACGGCAACGCAGCCGCTcgtgctggaggcggcggcgggcacTACTTTTCGCACTGCGGCctcagcggtggcagcggcgcctttGACATGCGCaacttcagcagcgccatcgcctccGACCCACTCCTGGCCAGTCGTGCCGCGGAGGTCGAGCTGGCGGCTCTGGAGCTCGACGGTTTCCACAACGCCCGCGCGACGCGCAGCCAGCGCCACAAGGATGAGGCGCACCATCGTCTCTTCGAGGCGGAGCAGTGCTttgtggaggagctgctgcgtcgacacaccctccccctcgtgAAGAGCCATCAAGAGCAGATGGCTGCGTCTTCTTTGGCTGGGCGGTCAGCGAGCAGCCCCCTGACGGCCTTCTCGAACCTCCTCGGTGACGAGGGCTTTGTACGCGCCAGCCGCACCCCGGAAGAAGCGGACGACCGGAAGCACGGGAAGGGTCAGAAGCTGGCGGCCCAAAAAGTGAAAGGCGTCGCAGCGAGCAGTCGAGGGAAACGAAGGGCCCCGGCGGCcgacgaggatgaggaaTCAAATGGGGTGGCGGAGAATGACGCTGGTAACGTCGCCAtaggcagcggcgacaacATCGATTCCCCGCGCTACGCGCGGTACGTTGGTCCTCAGTGCctacgcggcggcgacgcgtgTCCGTTCTTTACAGAGGGCCTGTGTCTGCCTCGCAAGGTGGAGAATGCGATCTTAGCGCGTGACAACCACCTCTTCACGCTCCCATCCGCCTCCCTGGCACGGAAAGCGGAGTGGTGGGCGCAGGGCAAACGAACCGTCCTCGACGTGCTCGCCGCGTacgagcgaggggagggcggcgtGCGGCTGTCAAGTCCGCAAGTGCGCTACGCGAACGCCCTCAGACAAGGCAAGGTTGCTTTGAACCCGAAAGAAATCGACGCCTTCTTCGGTCGCATTCGGTACCCGCTGTTCGTCATCGACTTCGAAGCTGTGCAGTTTGCTCTGCCGCCCTTTGCGAAGGTTGTGGCGTACCAGTCGGTCCCGTTCCAGTTCTCGCTGGACGTCTTCCAGTACGACGTCCTGACGGAGACGCCAACGCACTACAACTACCTCCACTTTGGCAAGGGCTACTCGCCGAACGCGGACCCCCGCCCTTCCTGCATCGCCGAGCTCATCCGCATCGTGCGGctggagcgggagaagaagcgaaaggcgatggaggagtCTGGTGAGCTGGAGCGCATCGCTTCCGAGCGCGccgccaaggaggaggccgaggcggGCAGACGCCCGCGGCGACACTGCAAGGCGCCGAAGCCGCCAAAGATCACCAAATTCAACCCGCTGGAGGAGCCTCTACAGCCCTACGACGGCTGCTTCATGGCGCACTTCGCCTCCTTCGAGAAGGCGTGCCTGGAGAAGCTGGGGCAGTTGGAGGTGGAGTACAAGGACGAGATCAAGAGCTTCTGCTTCCTCGACACACTCGATCTCATCAAGAAGGGCTACCTGCACCCTAACGCGCATGGGTCGAACTCGCTCAAAAAAGTGCTGCCAGCACTGTGCCCTGACTTCCAGTACGGCGTCTTCGGCTCAgagacgacggcagcggtgatgatggcgcCAAATGGTCCTGTGCTTGGTGTGGGTAGCGGCGGAAACTCCGCGTCTGAGCCTGATACCTCCTCGTCCAAGGCCACTGTTGGAGAGGGTCAGGATGAGCAGAAGGGCGAGAACGCGATGGGAGTTTACCGACTGTGGCATCACATGGAGGGTGGCGGCACAGTGCAAGACCTCGAGCGGGCGAAGCTCAGCCTCGGTGGCGGTACTCAACAATCACCAAACTGGTCCGGCAGTGCGCACACCAGCATTACGAAGAAGGAACGAGACATCCTGTGGCAAACCCTGCGCATCCAGCTGCTGGAATATTGCTCCCTCGACACCAAGGCCCTGTACGAGATTATGCGCGAGATCCACAAGGAgcgagaggcagcagcggaggtcAAGCCACTCGATAAGACGGGGTGGGTGTTCATCGATCCCGTGCCGCGCGAGGTCGACTTTTAG
- a CDS encoding hypothetical protein (TriTrypDB/GeneDB-style sysID: LpmP.11.0390), producing MTTLVLCDGSEGSLRAIELACAGNANPSSPISPGEASLILAHVWDTSATRRGTTNADSSSMDTRASRRSTCSGAAAPSASAGAGGHGGGVTACGDVLTTTLRYIHANKYLKNKLHYRMETACASAVCVGGGAGGSVSPEAAGDQTGGAAALQAARGKAEHAQKRSSCWSGGSGAGAAGHRSDQRPLQRQTDLATVVPGGVSSGAGSGTAPEGQHAAICTPENEMRAVAVVKYAAARAAHHHATAILLGVGQRQDGKVCMVGAVARRVLLELRGAYALHYVKEGGVRLRPGLAAATPLRFTIVVSVPADAPWGSAAVTQTSPGDEEAAPQTTALIATPPAPPPQVPKHVQEAVAAAAQYVQTRWVCPHPAPQVGQITFAVVATSSSQGGDGTAEPDRGENGGEAASGLDAAGWQGGLTWVSPLESYRRYLEALPGIKCNPGSPTNAAASSLFPTSSINPASVSEADAIETQQPEHAAAAAGAGGSGATAPAPQAATSPVTVCALKASKKTPHLSLDAAPEVALPQIVKQVCALKPHMLVMPTSLVPESLQLALLATSNPHCVVLPL from the coding sequence ATGACGACGCTCGTGCTGTGTGACGGCTCCGAGGGATCTCTGCGGGCGATCGAGCTGGCGTGCGCCGGTAACGCGAACCCCTCGTCGCCGATATCGCCCGGAGAAGCCTCGCTCATACTTGCCCATGTCTGGGATACCTCGGCGACGCGGAGGGGCACCACCAACGCCGACAGCAGTTCCATGGATACGCGTGCGTCTCGCCGATCGActtgcagcggcgcggcagctccTTCCGCCTCCGCTGGGGCTGGCGggcacggcggtggcgtcacgGCTTGCGGCGATGTGCTCACCACGACGCTGCGGTACATCCACGCAAACAAGTACTTGAAAAACAAACTGCACTACAGAATGGAGACTGCGTGTGCCTCGGCTGTctgcgtcggtggcggcgccggcggcagcgtatCTCCCGAAGCTGCCGGTGACCAAacaggcggcgccgcggcttTGCAGGCGGCGCGCGGCAAAGCTGAGCACGCACAGAAGCGATCGTCGTGTTGGTCTGGCGGCTCCGGGGCTGGTGCGGCCGGCCATCGCTCCGACCAGCGACCGTTGCAAAGACAAACCGACttggcgacggtggtgccCGGTGgggtgagcagcggcgctggcagcggcacggcgccAGAGGGGCAACACGCCGCTATTTGCACGCCAGAAAACGAGAtgagggcggtggcggtggtaaAGTACGCtgccgcgcgcgcggcacaccaccacgccaCTGCCATCCTCCTTGGGGTCGGCCAGCGGCAGGATGGGAAGGTCTGCATGGTcggggcggtggcgcggcgggTCCTTCTTGAGCTGCGCGGCGCCTACGCTTTGCACTACGTGAAGGAAGGCGGTGTGAGGCTGCGCCCCGGGttggccgccgccacgccgctTCGCTTTACGATTGTGGTGTCTGTGCCGGCTGACGCGCCGTGGGGGTCGGCCGCGGTGACCCAGACGAGCCctggcgacgaggaggcggcccCGCAAACGACCGCTTTGATCGCGACGCCGCCCGCGCCGCCCCCACAGGTCCCAAAGCACGTccaggaggcggtggcggcggcggcgcagtacGTGCAGACTCGCTGGGTGTGCCCCCACCCTGCGCCGCAGGTGGGCCAGATCACGTTTGCCGTGGTCGCCACGTCGAGCTCGCAAGGTGGGGACGGCACGGCTGAGCCAGATCGTGGCGAGAACGGTGGCGAGGCCGCTTCTGGCCTCGACGCTGCCGGCTGGCAGGGCGGCTTGACGTGGGTCAGCCCTCTTGAATCGTACAGGCGGTATCTGGAGGCGCTCCCCGGTATTAAGTGCAACCCGGGCTCTCCTACCAACGCGGCTGCGTCATCGTTGTTTCCGACGAGCAGCATTAACCCTGCCAGCGTCAGCGAAGCAGATGCGATagagacgcagcagccggaacatgctgcggcggcggccggtgctgggggcagcggtgcaacggcacctgcgccacaGGCGGCCACCTCTCCGGTTACGGTCTGTGCGCTCAAGGCCTCGAAGAAGACCCCACACCTTAGCCTCGATGCGGCGCCGGAAGTGGCACTCCCGCAGATTGTAAAGCAGGTCTGTGCACTGAAGCCGCACATGCTGGTCATGCCGACATCCCTTGTGCCCGAGTCCCTGCAGCTTGCGCTCCTCGCCACCAGCAACCCCCACTGCGTCGTGCTCCCGCTCTGA
- a CDS encoding tubulin-tyrsoine ligase-like protein (TriTrypDB/GeneDB-style sysID: LpmP.11.0400): protein MAATTPTAATTPTAATTPTAATTPTAATTPMAATTPTAATTPTAATTPMAATTPTSANAKSPVTSAGQHKGVIMTAEMQRDSKRIVISRPSTNLRIVHMTDLARPSIAYKLTPHLTRQPTALIRRIRHPRKSLNVFLTKYPLIRKIAEEMGFEMETTEEELNEYKFNLCWSDTVLSLMRLVRLRNWQRTNHFPSMHLLCRKGHLGTTLGKLRRKLPSHFAYYPRTWSMRSERMQFTRYMMAVRQRRIFKYFILKPNSGCQGRGIIVARDPLTALEEHTLDNYIVQEYVHRPLLLEGKKFDLRVYVLLTSIRNPSVFLFNDGLVRICTEPYEIPNEENAKQACKHLTNYAVNKKSSDFVFNTNVEHMDVGNKRNFGFLNRWLAESGHSPDIFWHEVGFIIVKTILAAQPIIAKVYDSCFPTGFNEGYCCFEVLGFDILIDNKIKPWLMEVNHTPSFATETPLDLDIKSKLISEVWSIIDCKPSDYERDRQREHDEFAKRNMPPWASNHPVYGCQLRKNTSRGPGVDDSDSPLDHSSAPADRTHAEEEIPSYVHARRRLEDSKLKNFKRIYPSPNSDVQLVYDTIQNLAKLESANSRLYYNSTVAAPVPPSTLTSSPSPSAHTNSILVSRGRPPSLGPLLTSRIGGSSGTPRIALPQRTQTPLMGPNTAAAAQTPGAVANNVPTFTTPSVTPTLPPGPEGQASYTTPFKLIEKDILRHRRRSSDVRGGAPALSNTSTAHSSPTPSENGATVISTPAATKPPKSPRVHTPRISSVHARKSLSSETLPSTPQQDSAKKAAADSAVANGVKPHAAEVQRRVTKRSVTVRASKATTINVSPADATAIPASVAPHKTVPKTDKPSATAADASNGLPTFHQNGDGAAAAAPGTIAPYLAVDRPIRISSRPAQGQKLSSPSPVTTPKGPERPRSNSHELPFPRRKSASLSSSMRDLDLGGLVHSRQRSQDRDMHSMFTHLEPTEEELARLATLQAMLDYEAAADPKPDDDDDDYNLTE from the coding sequence ATggcggcaacaacaccaacggcggcaacaacaccaacggcggcaacaacaccaacggcggcaacaacaccaacggcggcaacaacgccaatggcggcaacaacaccaacggcggcaacaacaccaacggcggcaacaacgccaatggcggcaacaacaccaacgTCGGCAAATGCAAAGTCGCCAGTCACCTCTGCTGGGCAGCACAAGGGAGTGATCATGACTGCCGAGATGCAACGCGATAGCAAGCGCATCGTCATCTCTCGCCCCTCTACCAACCTGCGCATAGTCCACATGACCGACCTAGCGCGCCCGTCGATTGCATACAAGCTGACTCCTCACTTGACACGCCAGCCCACCGCACTCATCCGCCGCATCCGCCACCCGCGCAAATCTCTGAACGTTTTCCTCACCAAGTACCCTCTCATTCGCAAGATTGCTGAGGAGATGGGCTTCGAGATGGAGACAACGGAGGAAGAGCTAAACGAGTACAAATTCAACCTCTGTTGGAGCGATACGGTGCTGTCCCTCATGCGGCTCGTGCGGCTGAGAAACTGGCAGCGCACCAACCACTTTCCGTCCATGCATCTGCTTTGCCGTAAGGGGCACTTGGGAACGACACTGGGGAAGTTGCGCCGCAAGCTGCCCTCGCACTTCGCCTACTACCCACGCACGTGGTCAATGCGAAGCGAGCGGATGCAGTTCACGCGGTACATGATGGCCGTTCGTCAGCGTCGTATATTCAAATACTTCATCTTGAAGCCGAACTCAGGCTGCCAAGGCCGTGGCATCATCGTGGCGCGCGATCCACTGACGGCGCTGGAAGAGCACACCCTCGACAACTACATTGTACAGGAGTACGTGCaccgcccgctgctgctagaAGGCAAGAAGTTTGACctgcgcgtgtacgtgctGCTCACCTCCATCCGCAACCCgtctgtctttctcttcaaCGACGGTCTCGTGCGTATCTGCACAGAGCCGTACGAGATCCCGAACGAAGAGAACGCGAAGCAGGCCTGCAAGCATCTCACAAACTACGCAGTGAACAAGAAGAGCTCAGACTTCGTCTTCAACACCAATGTGGAACACATGGACGTGGGCAACAAGCGCAACTTCGGCTTCCTCAATCGCTGGCTCGCTGAGAGCGGCCACTCGCCGGACATCTTCTGGCACGAGGTCGGCTTTATCATCGTCAAGACCATCCTCGCGGCCCAGCCGATCATCGCCAAGGTGTACGACTCGTGCTTCCCCACCGGCTTCAACGAGGGCTACTGCTGCTTTGAGGTGCTCGGGTTTGACATCCTGATCGACAACAAGATAAAGCCGTGGCTCATGGAGGTCAACCACACCCCGTCCTTCGCCACCGAAACGCCGTTGGATTTGGATATCAAGAGCAAGCTGATCTCAGAGGTGTGGAGCATCATCGACTGCAAGCCCAGCGATTACGAGAGGGACCGGCAGCGCGAGCACGACGAGTTCGCGAAGCGCAACATGCCCCCCTGGGCAAGCAACCACCCAGTCTACGGGTGCCAGCTTAGGAAAAATACCTCGCGCGGCCCTGGCGTCGACGACTCAGACTCGCCACTGGACCACAGCTCCGCGCCAGCGGACCGCACGCATGCCGAAGAGGAGATTCCGTCTTACGTGCATGCCCGCCGCAGGCTCGAGGACTCCAAGCTAAAAAATTTTAAACGCATCTACCCGTCTCCCAACTCAGATGTGCAGCTCGTCTACGATACAATCCAGAACCTGGCCAAGCTGGAGTCCGCCAATAGTCGCCTCTACTACAACAGCACAGTTGCCGCACCAGTGCCGCCGTCGACGTTGACGTCCTCGCCGTCCCCGAGCGCCCACACGAATTCCATCCTGGTCTCGCGCGGTCGTCCACCGTCGCTGGGTCCACTCCTGACCTCGCGCATTGGCGGCTCTAGCGGTACCCCCAGAATTGCCCTaccgcagcgcacgcagacaccacTGATGGGGCCAaacactgccgctgctgcgcagacCCCTGGTGCTGTCGCGAACAACGTGCCCACGTTCACCACCCCTTCCGTCACGCCAACTCTCCCTCCTGGTCCTGAGGGCCAGGCCTCCTACACAACTCCCTTCAAGCTTATAGAGAAGGATATTCtgcgtcatcgccgtcgctcgtCGGACGtccgcggcggtgcgccggcgctgtcCAACACGTCCACCGCCCATAGCAGCCCCACACCATCAGAGAACGGCGCAACGGTCATCTCCACGCCGGCGGCTACAAAGCCACCTAAGTCACCGCGTGTCCACACGCCTCGCATCTCGTCCGTCCACGCTAGAAAGAGCCTGTCCTCCGAAACGCTGCCCTCTACACCGCAGCAGGACAGCGCCAAGAAAGCTGCGGCAGACAGCGCGGTAGCGAACGGTGTGAAGCCGCACGCGGctgaggtgcagcgccgtgTCACCAAGCGCTCAGTCACAGTGAGAGCATCCAAAGCCACGACGATTAACGTGTCACCGGCGGATGCAACCGCCATCCCTGCCAGCGTGGCCCCGCACAAGACGGTGCCAAAGACGGACAAGCCGAGCGCGACGGCTGCGGACGCCAGCAACGGTCTCCCAACGTTCCACCAGAACGGTGatggggcggcggcggcggcgcctggCACCATTGCACCGTATCTTGCGGTCGACCGTCCCATCCGTATCTCCAGCCGTCCTGCCCAAGGACAGAAGTTGTCGTCGCCTTCCCCAGTGACAACACCGAAGGGGCCTGAGCGACCCCGCTCGAACAGCCACGAACTCCCCTTTCCCAGGCGCAAGTCCGCCTCGCtaagcagcagcatgcgCGACCTCGACCTTGGCGGTCTGGTGCACTCTCGCCAGAGGTCGCAGGACCGCGATATGCACTCTATGTTCACGCATCTAGAGCCGACGGAAGAAGAGCTGGCGCGGCTGGCAACGCTTCAGGCGATGCTGGACTacgaggccgccgccgaccCGAAGCcggacgatgacgacgatgactACAACCTGACGGAGTGA